A stretch of the Perca flavescens isolate YP-PL-M2 chromosome 10, PFLA_1.0, whole genome shotgun sequence genome encodes the following:
- the slc43a1a gene encoding solute carrier family 43 member 1a, with amino-acid sequence MGPSLLQAYRRRWWMAVTAVIENLLCSAVLLGWGSLLIMLKREGFYAYLCSVNESVVVSLGNSSSSEVEEWLSCVDQEEMLNLGFTIGSFLLSATTLPLGILMDRFGPRLIRLMGSSCFGLSCVMMAASAYNPHVLSPLIFLALSMNGFGGICLTFTSLTLPNMFGALSSTIMSLMIGSYASSAVTFPGVKLIYDAGVSFQVIMWMWAGLAACVFLNCLLNWPAEGFPTPDEVDYSKILTMQELPSSDQKAVGERLSQKNGDIRHSTEKLSSESDAAPNVTPFRRSVFSPIFLWSLVTMGMTQLRIIFFMGAMNKMLEFMVTHGEEYPSEQLVLKTEEKVSFYSSIFGTLQLLCLATCPLIGYIMDWKMKECEEEKTVPPGTEQRQTRVPVRDRKIQKVTNAMRAFILTNLMLLAFGCCSLIDNLPLQILTFILHTMVRGFIHSCCGGLYAAVYPSNHFGTLTGLQSMISAVIALLQQPLFIVMVGTLNGDPYWINLGLLIFSLAGFLLPGYLFYHRRQLLREKEARDKRVAEQEMQALNNTEANGYKPHSNGLAAVEA; translated from the exons ATGGGGCCCTCTCTCCTCCAGGCCTACAGGAGACGCTGGTGGATGGCGGTGACGGCGGTGATTGAAAACCTGCTGTGTTCGGCTGTGCTGCTGGGCTGGGGCTCCCTGCTCATCATGCTGAAAAGGGAAGGCTTCTACGCCTACTTGTGCTCAG TGAATGAGTCTGTGGTCGTGTCATTGGGTAACTCCTCCAGCAGTGAGGTGGAGGAGTGGCTCAGCTGCGTGGACCAGGAGGAGATGCTGAATCTGGGCTTCACCATCGGGTCCTTTTTGCTCAGTGCCACCACCCTGCCTCTGGGAATCCTGATGGACAGGTTTGGACCACGCCTCATTCGCCTGATGGGCAG TTCGTGTTTCGGTCTGTCGTGTGTTATGATGGCCGCGTCTGCCTACAACCCTCATG ttCTGTCACCGCTCATTTTCTTGGCTCTCTCCATGAACGGCTTTGGAGGCATCTGCTTGACCTTTACCTCACTCACG CTCCCCAACATGTTTGGTGCTCTGAGCTCCACCATCATGTCTCTGATGATTGGCTCCTACGCTTCCTCTGCTGTCACCTTCCCTGGAGTCAAG CTGATCTACGATGCAGGTGTGTCCTTCCAGGTGATCATGTGGATGTGGGCAGGTCTTGCTGCCTGTGTCTTTTTAAACTGTCTTCTCAACTGGCCCGCAGAAGGCTTCCCAACACCTGACGAGGTAGACTACAG TAAGATCCTTACAATGCAAGAGCTGCCTTCATCTGATCAGAAGGCTGTTGGAGAAAGACTTAGCCAGAAAAATGGAGACATCCGACACTCCACAGAGAAACTTTCTAGTGAATCTGATGCTGCACCCA aTGTTACTCCCTTTCGTCGGTCTGTGTTCTCTCCCATCTTCCTGTGGAGTCTGGTTACAATGGGGATGACCCAATTGAGGATCATCTTCTTCATGGGGGCTATGAACAAGATGCTGGAGTTTATGGTCACCCACGGTGAAGAGTATC cATCTGAGCAGCTGGTGCTTAAGACAGAGGAGAAAG TGAGTTTCTACTCGTCCATCTTTGGCACGCTGCAGTTGCTGTGCCTTGCTACGTGTCCTCTGATTGGTTACATAATGGACTGGAAGATGAAGGAGTGTGAAGAGGAGAAGACCGTCCCCCCAGGCACAGAGCAGAG ACAGACCAGAGTTCCCGTGAGAGACCGTAAGATCCAGAAAGTGACCAACGCCATGAGGGCCTTCATTCTCACCAACCTGATGCTGCTCGCTTTCGGATGCTGCAGCCTCATAGACAACCTGCCTCTACAG ATCTTAACCTTCATCCTTCACACTATGGTCCGAGGCTTCATCCACTCCTGCTGCGGAGGCCTTTATGCTGCTGT CTACCCGTCCAACCACTTTGGCACTCTGACAGGCCTCCAGTCCATGATCAGCGCCGTGATCGCTCTGCTGCAGCAGCCGCTCTTCATCGTCATGGTCGGAACCCTGAACGGAGACCCCTACTGG ATCAACCTCGGACTGCTAATATTCTCATTGGCTGGTTTCCTGTTGCCGGGTTACCTGTTCTACCACCGCAGACAGCTGCTGAGGGAAAAAGAAGCCAGAGACAAGCGAGTGGCCGAACAGGAGATGCAGGCGCTCAACAACACCGAGGCCAATGGCTACAAACCTCACAGCAACGGCCTCGCTGCTGTGGAGGCTTAG
- the med19a gene encoding mediator of RNA polymerase II transcription subunit 19-A, with protein MTEMFSTLFGQNEAQGPPGSASLGFGPGKPPPPLPQNQGSMTGQMPPQLGDEGPALRKPGAMNEPFYLLRELPVGNELTGNTNLITHYNLEHAYNKFCGKKVKEKLSNFLPELPGMIDCPGTQDGSSLRSLIDKPPVCGNSFSPLTGALLTGFRLHTGPLPEQYRLMHIQPPKKKSKHKHKHHRPQDPLPQETPSDTDPKKKKKKRDDDPDRKKKKKDKKKKKNRHSPDHPGLAGSQPNSNSLR; from the exons ATGACGGAAATGTTTTCAACTCTGTTCGGTCAAAATGAAGCTCAGGGACCGCCCGGCTCGGCGTCTCTGGGTTTCGGACCAGGGAAACCTCCACCGCCTCTGCCGCAAAATCAAGGCTCCATGACGGGGCAGATGCCACCGCAGCTCGGGGATGAAGGGCCTGCTCTCCGGAAGCCCGGAGCCATGAATGAACCTTTCTACTTACTGCGGGAGCTTCCTG TGGGAAACGAGTTAACGGGCAACACCAACCTCATCACGCACTACAACCTAGAGCACGCCTACAACAAATTCTGTGGGAAGAAGGTGAAGGAGAAGCTCAGCAACTTTCTGCCAGAGTTACCAG GTATGATCGACTGTCCGGGCACTCAGGACGGCAGCTCATTGCGCTCTCTGATTGATAAGCCTCCAGTGTGTGGGAACTCCTTTAGCCCACTGACAGGCGCTCTGCTCACAGGCTTCAGACTACACACAGGACCG CTACCAGAACAGTACAGACTAATGCACATACAGCCTCCAAAGAAGAAGAGCAAGCACAAGCACAAACACCATCGACCACAGGACCCATTACCACAAG AAACTCCATCAGACACTGAtcccaagaagaagaagaaaaagagggatGACGATCCCGAccgaaagaaaaagaagaaagacaagaaaaagaagaag AACCGCCACAGTCCCGACCACCCCGGCCTCGCTGGATCACAACCCAACAGCAACAGCCTCAGATAG
- the pmf1 gene encoding polyamine-modulated factor 1, whose translation MEESEAATQKDTVDNICVEDSAENQMNEATGEVSSQMSNPGSVSKPSEDTEARYYERLKLFDKVMQKSLEKFIEHASFNRFASTFRPLYKKNPQRMESIYKEFIEEMRKTIQEDISRLIEEGQLEFKLNELDKLESAAKKNKDPAWRPSGVPEQDFCSFLMPYLQKQEAYMRLELKKIQAENAALAQKVQAGRESVVQTEHRISTAVDEWKASVTEFERLASSLCPADAFDV comes from the exons ATGGAGGAAAGCGAAGCCGCAACACAAAAGGACACTGTAGATAACATTTGTGTTGAAGACTCCGCTGAAAACCAGATGAATGAAGCTACAGGAGAAGTGTCCTCACAGATGTCAAATCCTGGATCAGTTTCTAAGCCTTCCGAAGACACGGAAGCTCGGTACTATGAAAGGCTGAAGTTGTTCGACAAAGTGATGCAGAAGAGCCTGGAAAAGTTCATCGAACATGCCAG TTTTAACAGGTTTGCCAGCACATTTCGTCCGCTTTACAAGAAGAACCCGCAGAGGATGGAGAGCATTTACAAGGAGTTCATTGAGGAGATGCGGAAGACTATACAG GAGGATATAAGCAGGCTGATTGAAGAAGGCCAGTTAGAGTTCAAACTGAATGAGCTGGACAAACTGGAGAGTGCTGCCAAGAAGAATAAAGACCCTGCATG GCGGCCGAGTGGGGTTCCTGAGCAGGACTTTTGCAGCTTTTTGATGCCATACTTACAAAAGCAGGAGGCCTACATGCGACTGGAGCTGAAAAAAATTCAAGCAGAGAATGCTGCCCTAGCACAGAAGGTTCAGGCTGGTAGAGAAAGTGTTGTTCAGACTGAACATCGTATTTCTACTGCTGTTGATGAGTGGAAG GCATCAGTCACAGAGTTTGAAAGACTGGCATCTTCTCTCTGCCCTGCTGATGCCTTTGATGTGTGA